The following are from one region of the Rhizobacter sp. AJA081-3 genome:
- a CDS encoding TetR/AcrR family transcriptional regulator: MPRQKTANPPPLELRDACIVAAQEVIAEHGIENLSLREVSRKLGVSHQAPYKHYPSRDHLLAEVMRRCFQRFAAHLDAREHFDDPERDLESLGLQYLDYARRHPLEYRLMFSTTWPESAEQADLAREATHAFDVLRGVLRRMHGESAALRETVELDALYIWSTMHGLAGVMNGQCIDKLDLRAKVLKQAVRHAMDRMGMGLAGRI; encoded by the coding sequence ATGCCCCGCCAGAAGACCGCCAACCCGCCACCGCTGGAACTGCGCGACGCCTGCATCGTGGCCGCCCAGGAGGTCATCGCCGAGCACGGCATCGAGAACCTGAGCCTGCGCGAGGTGTCGCGCAAGCTCGGCGTGTCGCACCAGGCGCCGTACAAGCACTACCCCAGCCGCGATCACCTGCTGGCCGAGGTGATGCGCCGCTGCTTCCAGCGCTTTGCCGCGCATCTGGACGCTCGCGAGCACTTCGATGATCCCGAGCGCGATCTCGAATCGCTCGGACTCCAGTACCTCGACTATGCCCGGCGGCACCCGCTGGAGTACCGCCTGATGTTCAGCACCACCTGGCCCGAGTCGGCGGAGCAGGCGGACCTGGCCCGCGAGGCCACCCACGCGTTCGACGTGCTTCGCGGCGTGCTGCGGCGCATGCATGGCGAATCCGCCGCCCTGCGCGAGACGGTCGAACTCGATGCGCTGTACATCTGGTCCACCATGCACGGGCTGGCGGGTGTCATGAACGGGCAGTGCATCGACAAGCTCGACCTCAGGGCGAAGGTGCTCAAGCAAGCCGTTCGGCATGCAATGGATCGCATGGGCATGGGTCTGGCCGGCAGGATCTGA
- a CDS encoding diguanylate cyclase, with product MEEQSLRQRAVTIVLGPAGPVRVRTSMTLIPFVVFVLFAFVQHGEVMLGLVDLTESNWLTAFNLGGSSLFYLLVRTRLSERLSRDPFLTLPQILFPICSIAWSYAITGPARGAVIAIMVVTIVFGMFALDPKMAPRLALLAFSALAGVMAWRGATAPERYPPVVESVHALFAAIVMGATAVVVIRIGRLRARLAEQKRELADALSLNQELATRDPLTGLLNRRAMVELLAREHARSARGHGPLSIALLDIDWFKRVNDSLGHGAGDDVLRRFATGVQSQLRTVDGLARWGGEEFLVVMPGTALDDALIVLERLRAAIARGGFDVIAPALAITFSAGLVQLHTGESQDAAIDRADRALYKAKKAGRDRVETA from the coding sequence ATGGAAGAGCAGTCACTCAGGCAGCGCGCGGTGACCATTGTTCTGGGGCCTGCGGGGCCGGTGCGCGTTCGCACATCGATGACCTTGATCCCATTCGTTGTCTTCGTGCTGTTCGCCTTCGTGCAGCACGGCGAGGTGATGCTCGGCCTGGTCGATCTCACCGAGTCGAACTGGCTCACTGCGTTCAATCTCGGCGGCAGTTCCCTGTTCTACCTCCTGGTCCGTACGCGCCTGTCGGAGCGACTCTCACGCGACCCGTTCCTGACGCTGCCGCAGATCTTGTTTCCGATCTGCTCGATCGCCTGGTCATATGCCATCACCGGGCCCGCACGCGGGGCGGTCATTGCGATCATGGTGGTCACCATCGTGTTCGGCATGTTCGCCCTGGATCCGAAGATGGCGCCGCGTCTGGCATTGCTGGCCTTCTCGGCGCTGGCGGGCGTGATGGCATGGCGGGGCGCAACCGCGCCGGAGCGATATCCCCCGGTGGTCGAGTCCGTGCACGCGCTGTTCGCCGCGATCGTGATGGGCGCGACCGCGGTGGTGGTGATCCGCATCGGTCGGCTGCGTGCGCGGTTGGCGGAACAGAAGCGGGAACTGGCCGATGCACTGTCTTTGAACCAGGAACTGGCAACTCGAGACCCTTTGACGGGCCTGTTGAATCGCCGAGCGATGGTCGAGTTGCTGGCTCGCGAGCACGCCCGCAGCGCGCGCGGTCATGGCCCACTTTCGATCGCTTTGCTGGACATCGACTGGTTCAAGCGCGTCAACGACTCCCTGGGCCACGGTGCGGGCGACGACGTGCTGCGGCGCTTTGCCACCGGGGTCCAGTCTCAACTGCGCACCGTCGATGGGCTTGCACGTTGGGGCGGCGAGGAGTTTCTGGTGGTGATGCCCGGCACCGCGCTGGACGACGCGCTGATCGTTCTGGAACGCCTGCGCGCTGCGATTGCCCGAGGCGGGTTCGATGTGATTGCTCCTGCCTTGGCGATCACGTTCTCGGCCGGGTTGGTTCAACTGCACACAGGCGAGTCCCAGGACGCTGCCATCGATCGTGCCGACAGGGCACTTTACAAAGCCAAGAAAGCCGGGCGCGATCGGGTCGAGACCGCCTGA
- a CDS encoding ECF-type sigma factor, with protein sequence MTDNPEAELPVDEAFAAAYPELRRLARSRLRGGGRNTVLDTTALVHETYLKLSRNSSASFPDRPRFLVYAGKAMRSIIVDMVRQRQTERHGGEVAHLTLTGDVADALPAEEEHILRVHEALQEMAEVDARMAQVVELRYFGGLTDLEIAAALGVTDRTVRRDWEQARLFLAEALK encoded by the coding sequence ATGACCGACAACCCGGAAGCCGAGCTACCCGTCGACGAAGCCTTTGCCGCGGCCTATCCCGAGCTGCGCCGCCTGGCGCGCTCACGACTGCGCGGCGGAGGCCGCAACACCGTGCTCGACACCACCGCTCTGGTACACGAGACCTACCTCAAGTTGAGCCGCAACAGCTCGGCGTCGTTTCCGGATCGGCCGCGCTTTCTCGTTTATGCGGGCAAGGCGATGCGATCGATCATCGTCGACATGGTGCGGCAGCGACAGACCGAGCGGCACGGCGGCGAGGTGGCGCATCTCACGCTGACCGGCGACGTCGCCGATGCGCTGCCCGCCGAGGAAGAACACATCCTGCGGGTGCACGAGGCCCTGCAGGAAATGGCCGAGGTTGATGCGCGCATGGCACAGGTGGTCGAACTGCGTTACTTCGGTGGTCTGACGGACCTGGAGATCGCCGCGGCGTTGGGCGTGACCGACCGTACCGTGCGGCGCGACTGGGAGCAAGCGCGGCTGTTCCTTGCCGAGGCGTTGAAGTAG
- a CDS encoding serine/threonine-protein kinase produces MDDAFKLSPPEWARLRELLDEALALPPADRLSWIDALDEVRHAQLKPRLRRLLTHAADASTAPPATVGRLLDTLPKVETGQFARPPEGTASPPERIGPYRLIRELGSGGMASVWLAERTDMLQGRQVALKLPHGAWRRAGLAERMAREREILATLEHLNIARLYDAGVAADGQPYLALEHVEGERLDAWCERRALDVPARLRLFLQVARAVAHAHAHLVVHRDLKPSNILVTTDGQAKLLDFGIAKLLDQGQAQETELTQQSGRALTPDYAAPEQILGKPIGTAADVYALGVVLFELLAGQRPYQLKRDTRAALEEAILHAETPRPSSLAPRARRKALLGDLDTIVLKALKKEPSDRYSTAAALAEDIERHLEHRPVLARPDSAGYRLRTAMRRHRLPAAAGAAVIASLLAGTALALWQAQLARQQRDAAVAERERADRQASAAQLARRIAEGQASMSDFLLTDAAQKVPHAEAVAQIELAVTMVRKQYRNDPVVRADLLADAGNRMRWIDEAGRARELWGEAEALMREDGAHAGVARVLCMRARERALAGQIEPARQLVIEGREALQRIVDPEPVPGAGCLLDEAVVERRAGNLLRALGLGEEALALERAAGRTETDLVATLLHEVGRSRFELGRFAAAVAAARESLEVRERIGRDLGNNHRATWFLLAMARRDGGQTAQALRDFAGDGRFDPSGADRSVNQRYHYALGLLVHGRAEEALRLLKALEAGLSGLDLRSEGPYVALQAAQAQLALGQLAAARASLERAAGHFGPLVAERRFAAHRYLVTRAEWARRSGRLGEAALLLDLARTTLDAAPQPDDPPSRDLSRRALHRAFAELALAQRLLPQALDAAQLALALSERAAIDREASLFVGEDLLLRAAIRRASGDDAGFRSDAQAAHTHIRAAGGPGHPLALTAERLAHPSATPKL; encoded by the coding sequence ATGGACGACGCTTTCAAGCTCTCGCCGCCCGAATGGGCGCGGTTGCGCGAGCTGCTCGACGAAGCTCTGGCGCTACCGCCGGCTGACCGGCTGAGCTGGATCGATGCGCTCGACGAGGTCCGACACGCCCAGCTCAAGCCCCGGCTGCGACGCCTGCTCACCCACGCCGCCGACGCGAGCACGGCCCCACCCGCCACGGTGGGGCGGCTTCTCGACACCCTGCCCAAGGTCGAAACTGGCCAGTTCGCTCGGCCCCCCGAAGGCACCGCGTCGCCCCCCGAACGCATCGGCCCGTATCGGCTGATCCGCGAGCTCGGCAGCGGCGGCATGGCCAGCGTCTGGCTGGCCGAGCGCACCGACATGCTGCAGGGTCGCCAGGTCGCGCTCAAGCTGCCGCATGGGGCCTGGCGCCGAGCCGGGCTTGCCGAACGCATGGCACGCGAGCGCGAGATCCTTGCCACGCTCGAGCACCTGAACATCGCGCGCCTCTACGACGCTGGCGTGGCGGCAGACGGTCAACCCTACCTTGCGCTCGAGCACGTCGAGGGCGAGCGCCTTGATGCCTGGTGCGAGCGCCGGGCGCTGGATGTTCCGGCGCGGCTGCGGCTGTTCCTGCAGGTGGCGCGCGCGGTGGCCCACGCGCACGCGCATCTCGTCGTGCACCGCGACCTGAAACCGAGCAACATCCTCGTCACCACCGACGGGCAAGCCAAGTTGCTGGACTTCGGCATCGCCAAATTGCTCGATCAGGGCCAGGCGCAAGAGACCGAACTGACGCAACAGTCCGGCCGCGCGCTGACGCCGGACTATGCGGCGCCGGAGCAGATCCTCGGCAAGCCGATCGGCACTGCGGCCGATGTCTACGCGCTGGGGGTCGTGCTGTTCGAGCTGCTGGCGGGGCAGCGGCCGTATCAGCTCAAGCGCGACACGCGTGCCGCGCTCGAAGAGGCGATCCTGCACGCCGAGACGCCGCGCCCGAGCAGCCTGGCGCCGCGGGCTCGACGCAAGGCGCTGCTCGGTGACCTGGACACCATCGTTCTCAAAGCGCTCAAGAAGGAGCCGAGCGATCGCTACAGCACCGCGGCGGCGCTGGCCGAAGACATCGAGCGCCACCTGGAGCACCGCCCCGTGCTGGCGCGGCCGGACAGCGCGGGCTATCGCCTGCGCACGGCCATGCGCCGCCACCGCCTGCCGGCAGCGGCCGGCGCGGCGGTGATTGCCTCGCTGCTGGCGGGCACCGCTCTCGCACTTTGGCAAGCCCAGCTGGCGCGCCAACAGCGTGACGCGGCCGTGGCCGAACGCGAACGCGCTGACCGCCAGGCTTCAGCGGCGCAGTTGGCACGCCGCATTGCCGAGGGCCAGGCGAGCATGTCCGACTTCCTCCTGACCGACGCGGCGCAAAAGGTGCCTCATGCCGAGGCGGTGGCGCAGATTGAGCTCGCGGTGACGATGGTGCGCAAGCAGTATCGCAACGACCCCGTGGTGCGCGCCGATCTGCTCGCAGACGCCGGCAACCGCATGCGCTGGATTGACGAGGCGGGACGTGCGCGCGAGCTGTGGGGCGAGGCCGAGGCGCTGATGCGCGAGGACGGCGCACACGCCGGCGTGGCGCGTGTGCTGTGCATGCGCGCGCGCGAGCGTGCACTGGCCGGGCAGATCGAGCCCGCCCGGCAGCTGGTGATCGAGGGCCGCGAGGCGCTGCAGCGCATCGTCGATCCGGAACCTGTTCCCGGCGCGGGATGTCTGTTGGATGAGGCGGTGGTCGAGCGCCGTGCCGGCAATCTTCTGCGTGCTCTGGGGCTGGGTGAAGAGGCGCTCGCTCTCGAGCGTGCGGCCGGGCGCACCGAGACCGATCTTGTCGCGACACTGCTGCACGAAGTCGGGCGCTCGCGCTTCGAACTTGGCCGGTTTGCCGCCGCCGTGGCCGCCGCGCGCGAGAGCTTGGAGGTTCGGGAGCGAATCGGTCGCGATCTCGGCAACAACCACAGGGCAACATGGTTCCTGCTGGCGATGGCCCGCCGCGACGGCGGGCAGACAGCTCAGGCGCTGCGCGACTTCGCGGGCGATGGCCGTTTCGATCCTTCTGGCGCCGATCGCTCCGTGAATCAGCGCTATCACTACGCGCTGGGCCTGCTGGTTCACGGTCGCGCCGAGGAAGCGCTGCGCCTGCTGAAAGCCTTGGAGGCCGGGCTGTCGGGCCTGGACCTGCGGTCCGAAGGGCCCTATGTGGCCTTGCAGGCCGCGCAGGCGCAGCTTGCGCTGGGGCAGCTCGCCGCGGCGCGCGCCTCGCTGGAACGCGCCGCCGGCCATTTCGGACCCTTGGTCGCCGAACGCCGCTTTGCCGCCCACCGCTACCTGGTCACGCGAGCGGAATGGGCCCGACGTAGCGGGCGCCTGGGCGAAGCTGCGCTGCTCCTCGATCTGGCGCGCACGACCCTCGACGCCGCACCACAACCGGATGACCCACCCTCGCGAGATTTGTCCAGGCGAGCGCTGCATCGTGCGTTTGCTGAACTGGCCCTTGCACAGCGGCTTCTGCCGCAGGCGCTGGATGCTGCGCAGCTTGCACTGGCGCTGTCCGAGCGCGCTGCCATCGATCGCGAGGCCAGCCTGTTCGTCGGTGAGGACCTGCTGCTGCGCGCCGCCATCCGTCGTGCCTCGGGCGACGACGCCGGCTTCCGCAGCGATGCCCAAGCCGCTCACACGCACATCCGTGCTGCCGGCGGTCCGGGCCACCCGCTGGCGCTGACGGCAGAACGGCTGGCTCACCCTTCGGCGACCCCCAAGCTCTAG
- a CDS encoding Calx-beta domain-containing protein — translation MSNPDVLGWLAAALMVATFACREARAMRPLAVATNLAFIGYGIAAALVPVLTLHLLLLPINLWHWAEARRGKGFTVWNECVRRAPCWALVLLMSSLLVACGGGGGDPAPQAQPVPPLQTTGIYRQWEFKRYLGRFSKEASSTPVDHNSGGEVQDSAQLGAYYLQPPRFDITPHHEIFSSASGMTYWAAAESPSGFTGPEPPIGAGTVFSQQQMFVKQTEGATLEYVVNNVIVQAFDANPEAAGDNDCPISMIFDEHDVWQDNPTTGRPEIVGKIKRPAPDGIVLHCDHALSAWVVFHFNAERLGNSLASGRVLLKRAAAEVEVFGSRNAFDWFASDAIFEQSWEARDFEVTTNANDGMLTYALLTKPMVIKVPLDDVKVGEAILVDATIDVQAYDFRQRESSAHAFFRDPGQVGGAELRTTGLQAVPMTARLPRLPDVDPTPACTGAADPARGTIAFERAELNTMELPGPGALVTLVREGGTNGEVSVLLQTTEGSASATADYVDATQRVRFRDGQTRRTVRIQPRLDDVAEFDETVLLRLAEPRGCAALGALAEAVLTIHDDDQPLPPPVTFQLGGTASGLQGPGLVLYDRTQVVQLAVAADGSFTMPWRYAPGAAYDIRIVAMPGQPFQQCRLSGPATGVMQSNVNTLQVVCDPPVAATGIDTSFGTLGKVTAGLPGGARAIARQSTGHILATNGVSLVRFHPDGRLDAGFGKVDNLLTGLGADVADLAVGADDRIVVAGRILQPAMSPPFYQMAAARLNADGTRDTSFGSGGMATFRLTGVGESASRVLVQADGRVVLVGQATPLNGPLGQANNDIAVVRLTVDGALDASFGQSGAVLADALPRDFAFAAALQPDGRIFVAGRTSQDNTPTEDTLFTRLAPDGTIEPGFGRNPAYSPSSDEALDVALQADGKLVLLVAARSTYADILVVRLNADGSLDASFGSHGIVRSDVGPLDDYARAVAVQRDGKIIVAAQVSNPLPVPPSFALLRYASDGAPDAGFGSGGVLHVPFFGGNESANDLIVQPDGRIVAAGSWRTGLTTDIAMVRLVP, via the coding sequence ATGTCGAACCCCGATGTGCTGGGCTGGCTGGCCGCCGCGCTCATGGTCGCGACATTTGCTTGCCGCGAGGCGCGCGCGATGCGTCCGCTCGCGGTGGCGACCAACCTGGCGTTCATCGGTTACGGCATCGCAGCGGCACTGGTGCCGGTGCTCACGTTGCACCTGCTGCTGCTGCCGATCAACTTGTGGCACTGGGCCGAGGCCCGGCGAGGGAAGGGATTCACCGTGTGGAATGAGTGCGTTCGCAGAGCCCCGTGCTGGGCGCTCGTGCTGTTGATGAGTTCGTTGCTGGTCGCCTGCGGTGGTGGTGGCGGCGATCCCGCGCCCCAGGCCCAGCCTGTGCCGCCCTTGCAGACGACTGGCATCTACCGCCAATGGGAGTTCAAGCGCTACCTCGGCCGCTTCAGCAAGGAGGCGAGCAGCACCCCGGTGGATCACAACAGCGGCGGGGAGGTGCAGGACAGTGCACAGCTCGGCGCCTACTACCTGCAGCCGCCGCGCTTCGACATCACGCCCCATCACGAAATCTTCTCCAGCGCCTCGGGCATGACCTACTGGGCCGCGGCCGAGTCGCCCTCGGGCTTCACCGGCCCTGAGCCGCCGATCGGCGCCGGCACCGTTTTCAGTCAGCAGCAGATGTTCGTCAAGCAGACCGAAGGCGCAACGCTCGAGTACGTGGTGAACAACGTCATCGTTCAGGCCTTCGACGCCAACCCTGAGGCGGCCGGCGACAACGACTGCCCGATATCGATGATTTTCGATGAGCACGACGTCTGGCAGGACAACCCGACCACCGGCAGGCCGGAGATCGTCGGCAAGATCAAGCGCCCGGCACCGGACGGCATCGTGCTGCATTGCGACCACGCCCTGAGCGCCTGGGTCGTATTCCACTTCAACGCCGAAAGGTTGGGCAACTCGCTCGCGAGCGGGCGTGTCCTCCTGAAGCGGGCCGCCGCCGAGGTGGAGGTCTTCGGCAGCCGCAACGCCTTCGATTGGTTCGCGAGCGACGCGATATTCGAGCAGTCCTGGGAAGCGCGCGACTTCGAGGTCACGACGAACGCCAACGACGGCATGCTCACCTACGCCCTTCTGACCAAGCCAATGGTCATCAAGGTGCCGCTCGACGACGTGAAGGTCGGCGAAGCGATCCTGGTGGACGCGACGATCGACGTGCAAGCCTACGACTTCCGCCAGCGTGAATCGTCGGCACATGCCTTCTTCCGTGACCCCGGCCAGGTGGGCGGCGCCGAGTTGCGCACCACGGGCCTGCAGGCGGTGCCAATGACGGCGCGGCTGCCGCGCCTGCCCGACGTGGACCCCACGCCAGCCTGCACCGGTGCGGCCGATCCGGCGCGCGGCACGATCGCCTTCGAGCGCGCGGAACTCAACACGATGGAGCTGCCCGGCCCGGGCGCGCTGGTGACGCTGGTGCGCGAAGGCGGCACCAACGGCGAGGTCAGCGTGCTGTTGCAGACCACCGAAGGCAGCGCGAGCGCGACCGCCGACTATGTGGACGCCACCCAGCGCGTGCGCTTTCGCGACGGACAGACGCGGCGCACCGTGCGCATCCAGCCGCGCTTGGATGACGTGGCCGAGTTCGACGAGACCGTGCTGCTGCGCCTGGCCGAGCCGCGCGGCTGCGCTGCGCTCGGCGCGCTGGCCGAGGCCGTGCTGACGATCCACGATGACGACCAGCCGCTGCCGCCGCCGGTGACCTTCCAGCTGGGCGGCACGGCGAGCGGACTGCAAGGACCCGGTCTTGTGTTGTACGACCGCACGCAGGTCGTGCAACTGGCGGTAGCGGCCGACGGCAGCTTCACGATGCCCTGGCGCTATGCGCCGGGTGCTGCCTACGACATCCGCATCGTGGCGATGCCGGGACAACCGTTTCAGCAGTGCAGGCTGAGCGGCCCGGCCACCGGCGTGATGCAGTCCAATGTCAATACGCTCCAGGTGGTTTGCGATCCACCGGTGGCGGCGACCGGCATCGACACCAGCTTCGGCACCCTCGGCAAGGTGACTGCGGGCCTGCCCGGTGGCGCGCGCGCCATCGCGCGCCAATCCACCGGCCACATCCTCGCCACCAACGGCGTGAGTCTGGTGCGCTTCCACCCCGACGGGCGGCTGGACGCCGGCTTCGGCAAAGTGGACAACCTGCTCACCGGCCTCGGCGCCGACGTGGCCGACTTGGCGGTGGGCGCGGACGATCGCATCGTCGTCGCCGGACGAATCTTGCAGCCGGCGATGTCGCCGCCGTTCTACCAGATGGCCGCCGCACGGCTGAACGCGGACGGCACGCGCGACACGAGCTTCGGCAGTGGCGGCATGGCCACCTTCCGCCTGACCGGCGTGGGCGAGAGCGCCAGCCGCGTGCTGGTGCAGGCCGATGGCCGCGTCGTGCTCGTCGGCCAGGCCACGCCGTTGAACGGCCCGCTCGGCCAGGCCAACAACGACATCGCGGTCGTGCGGCTGACGGTGGATGGCGCACTCGATGCGAGCTTCGGCCAAAGCGGCGCGGTGCTCGCCGACGCACTGCCGCGCGACTTTGCGTTCGCGGCTGCGCTGCAGCCTGACGGTCGCATCTTCGTCGCGGGCCGCACGAGCCAGGACAACACGCCGACCGAAGACACCTTGTTCACGCGCCTCGCGCCCGACGGCACGATCGAGCCCGGTTTCGGCCGCAACCCGGCCTACAGCCCGAGCTCGGACGAAGCGTTGGACGTGGCACTCCAGGCCGATGGCAAGCTGGTGCTGCTGGTGGCAGCGCGCAGTACCTATGCCGACATCTTGGTCGTGCGGCTGAATGCCGATGGCAGCCTCGACGCCAGCTTCGGCAGCCACGGCATCGTGCGCAGCGACGTCGGGCCCCTAGACGACTATGCGCGAGCGGTGGCGGTGCAACGCGACGGCAAGATCATCGTAGCGGCTCAGGTCTCCAACCCGCTGCCTGTGCCGCCGAGCTTCGCGCTGCTGCGTTACGCCTCCGATGGCGCACCCGATGCCGGCTTCGGCAGCGGCGGTGTGCTGCACGTGCCCTTCTTCGGCGGCAACGAAAGCGCCAACGACCTGATCGTTCAGCCCGACGGCCGCATCGTCGCCGCGGGATCGTGGCGCACGGGTCTGACGACAGACATCGCGATGGTGCGGCTGGTTCCTTGA
- a CDS encoding peptidoglycan DD-metalloendopeptidase family protein → MIVQQNWAAASPYAPRLAWLGSSPSSWALALVALWRWGRYALFALVLLLAAACGGGGGGDEPEPAAPSTAPSVSQVNPSSVIGSSREQEISISGTNLSGQASISLSWRGVVNYRLPSAQISFDSSNLLRIRVTTMEDADDWTVTITNPDGQSTQAQFRVVDPRLIPLEVTAPVKGAYRVTAADNIACNNAIGLWTLCQHGTGYHRDAGGISGSNDALAWDINLPDDLDAGQPVFAVAAGRVVSYAGTVAPGAVSGAVLIEHQSGDLTWWSGYLHMSDVEVVEGQEVTSLTRIGRIGNACDCGVVPNHLHFVIYYGHNSAGQLKSRQATFMERTSSAASGQIVIGDSTGVLRVVDPVSRQTRTIGAMGVVMTDIALSPSGVLYGVTSNDLYRIDLQTAQTTYIGSHRASLVALTFRRDGTLMGAGGDRLVTVDVATARATEVGRMTRTALGDLEFTAAGDLYMTATSGELVRLDPSTAATTVIGPVGYSGLYGLATAVLDSFYSFSGARLLRIDARTGEAEVLFDAGTFEVWGATTIQ, encoded by the coding sequence ATGATCGTCCAACAAAACTGGGCTGCGGCGTCTCCGTACGCGCCGCGGCTGGCGTGGCTCGGGTCGAGCCCTTCATCCTGGGCCCTGGCCCTGGTTGCTCTGTGGCGATGGGGACGCTACGCACTTTTCGCGCTGGTGTTGCTTCTGGCCGCAGCGTGCGGTGGCGGCGGCGGCGGCGATGAACCAGAGCCGGCGGCGCCATCGACTGCTCCCAGCGTGTCTCAAGTCAACCCGAGTTCGGTCATTGGCTCCAGCCGAGAGCAGGAGATCTCGATCTCGGGGACGAATCTTTCGGGGCAGGCCAGCATCTCGCTGTCTTGGCGGGGCGTTGTGAACTACCGCCTACCCTCCGCCCAGATCTCGTTTGACAGCAGCAACCTGCTGCGCATCCGCGTCACCACTATGGAGGACGCTGATGACTGGACCGTGACCATCACCAATCCCGATGGTCAGTCGACGCAAGCGCAATTCCGGGTGGTCGATCCCCGCCTCATCCCGCTGGAGGTCACAGCGCCGGTGAAAGGAGCCTACCGCGTGACCGCGGCCGACAACATCGCCTGCAACAACGCCATTGGGCTGTGGACTCTGTGCCAGCATGGAACCGGCTATCACCGCGACGCCGGCGGCATCTCTGGCTCCAATGACGCACTGGCCTGGGACATCAACCTGCCAGATGATCTGGATGCGGGGCAACCCGTGTTTGCAGTCGCTGCGGGTCGCGTGGTGAGCTACGCGGGCACGGTGGCGCCGGGAGCGGTGTCGGGCGCGGTACTGATCGAGCATCAGTCGGGTGATCTGACATGGTGGAGCGGCTACCTGCACATGTCGGATGTGGAGGTCGTCGAGGGCCAGGAGGTGACGTCCCTGACGCGAATAGGTCGCATCGGCAATGCCTGCGACTGCGGTGTCGTGCCCAACCATCTGCACTTCGTCATCTACTACGGGCACAACTCGGCCGGCCAACTGAAGTCTCGCCAGGCCACGTTTATGGAGCGCACGTCCAGTGCAGCGTCTGGCCAGATCGTGATCGGAGACTCGACCGGAGTCCTGCGAGTCGTCGATCCGGTCTCTCGCCAGACCAGGACGATCGGAGCGATGGGGGTGGTGATGACCGACATAGCCTTGTCGCCCTCGGGAGTGCTCTATGGCGTCACCAGCAATGACCTGTATCGAATCGATCTGCAGACCGCTCAGACCACCTACATCGGCAGCCATCGAGCGAGCCTGGTAGCGCTGACGTTTCGCAGGGACGGCACGCTCATGGGTGCAGGTGGAGACCGGTTAGTGACCGTTGACGTGGCGACGGCGCGCGCCACGGAGGTGGGGCGCATGACACGCACGGCTCTCGGTGACCTTGAGTTCACCGCGGCCGGGGACCTGTACATGACCGCAACCTCTGGCGAACTGGTCAGGCTGGATCCCTCAACGGCCGCCACCACGGTCATCGGACCGGTTGGGTACTCGGGGCTGTACGGCCTGGCCACTGCGGTACTGGACAGCTTCTACTCCTTCTCTGGTGCCCGACTCCTTCGCATCGACGCACGAACGGGGGAGGCCGAGGTTCTCTTCGATGCCGGCACCTTTGAGGTGTGGGGCGCCACAACCATTCAGTAA
- a CDS encoding caspase family protein has translation MPRLCGILLALATMIWVGQAQAQERRLALVIGNSAYRTEPLKNPANDARAVAASLRKLGFRVIHHEDTSFRDLISALQEFSIQARLHDVRVFYYAGHGAQVRGRNFLLPVDADLQSEEEVQRKSADVADLLERLSELRGGMNVLILDACRNNPFLNQPAVDAAGRRFRTRSLAKPGLAKVDAPNGTLIAYSTAPGAVSLDTSNEPHSVFTKHLLSGLPVPGQTVETLFKRVRIAVARETQQLQVPWEASSLMGDFCFASDPQGRCGQ, from the coding sequence ATGCCCAGGCTGTGCGGCATTCTGTTGGCGCTTGCCACCATGATCTGGGTCGGCCAGGCCCAGGCGCAGGAACGCCGCCTTGCCCTAGTGATCGGCAACTCGGCATATCGGACCGAGCCGCTCAAGAATCCTGCGAACGACGCTCGGGCAGTTGCAGCATCTCTGCGCAAGCTCGGCTTTCGGGTCATTCACCACGAGGACACCTCGTTCAGGGATCTCATCTCGGCGCTGCAGGAGTTCTCGATCCAGGCGCGGCTTCACGACGTGCGCGTCTTCTACTACGCAGGCCATGGCGCTCAGGTCCGTGGACGCAACTTCCTGCTTCCCGTGGATGCCGATCTTCAGAGCGAAGAGGAGGTGCAGCGCAAGAGCGCGGATGTCGCTGATTTGCTCGAGCGCCTGAGCGAACTGCGCGGCGGGATGAATGTGCTGATTCTCGATGCCTGTCGCAACAACCCGTTCCTCAATCAGCCGGCCGTGGACGCAGCGGGACGGCGCTTCCGCACCCGCTCTCTGGCCAAGCCTGGACTGGCCAAGGTTGATGCGCCCAATGGCACTCTGATCGCGTACTCCACAGCGCCCGGCGCTGTGTCCCTGGACACCAGCAATGAGCCGCATAGCGTCTTCACCAAGCACTTGCTGTCGGGGTTGCCCGTGCCGGGGCAGACGGTCGAGACGCTCTTCAAGCGTGTTCGCATCGCTGTCGCTAGAGAGACCCAGCAGCTTCAAGTCCCCTGGGAGGCCAGCAGTCTGATGGGCGACTTCTGCTTTGCATCGGACCCTCAAGGTCGATGCGGTCAGTAG